One Thermococcus sp. DNA window includes the following coding sequences:
- a CDS encoding UbiD family decarboxylase — protein MLTEILQTFDDLIVIDKPVNKELEITRYLTRYRDRPVLFTDVDGWRVAGNIWSTRERIASFLRTKKEELIHLMAEAMENPSPYRKTENAPFMKNSTRDFSLLELPIPKYYPKDGGPYFTSAMVIAKDENGFVNMSFHRMMVRDETTVAIRLVPRHLYAMWKEKAKRGEELEVRIVVGNPVHLLLAGATSTAYGISELEIASKISEISFGKPIDVVELGGIPVPVESEFVFEAKITPELVDEGPFVDITGTYDHVRKQPLVVFERMYHVDKPVFHALLPGGYEHFMLMGLPKEPQIYASVKRVVPKVHGVRLTEGGAMWLHAVVSITKQHDGDGKNAILAAFAGHPSLKHVVVVDEDIDIYDDREVEWAIATRFQADKDLVVIPNARGSSLDPSATRSLTAKWGIDATKPLDRKEEFEKARL, from the coding sequence TTGAAATTACCCGCTACCTTACCAGATACAGGGACAGACCCGTTCTCTTCACGGACGTGGACGGCTGGAGGGTTGCCGGCAATATATGGAGCACGAGGGAGAGAATAGCAAGCTTCCTCAGAACGAAGAAGGAGGAGCTTATTCATTTAATGGCGGAAGCGATGGAAAATCCCTCCCCTTACAGAAAGACCGAGAATGCTCCCTTCATGAAGAACTCCACGCGGGACTTTTCCCTCCTTGAGCTCCCGATTCCAAAGTACTATCCGAAAGACGGGGGGCCCTACTTCACCTCGGCGATGGTCATAGCTAAAGACGAGAACGGTTTCGTCAATATGTCGTTCCACAGAATGATGGTCCGGGATGAGACGACCGTCGCTATCAGGCTCGTCCCGCGGCACCTCTACGCGATGTGGAAGGAGAAAGCCAAGAGAGGCGAGGAACTCGAGGTTAGAATAGTCGTTGGCAACCCCGTTCACCTCCTCTTAGCTGGAGCGACGAGTACGGCCTATGGAATAAGCGAGCTTGAAATAGCAAGCAAGATTAGCGAGATTTCCTTCGGCAAACCTATAGATGTGGTGGAACTTGGAGGAATTCCGGTTCCCGTCGAGAGCGAGTTCGTCTTTGAGGCCAAGATAACCCCTGAGCTCGTTGATGAAGGCCCCTTCGTGGACATAACGGGTACCTACGACCATGTGAGGAAGCAACCCCTCGTTGTTTTCGAGAGAATGTATCACGTTGACAAGCCGGTCTTTCATGCCCTTCTTCCCGGAGGCTACGAACACTTCATGCTGATGGGCCTTCCAAAGGAGCCACAGATTTATGCGAGCGTCAAGCGCGTCGTTCCAAAGGTTCACGGCGTTCGCCTAACAGAAGGCGGAGCGATGTGGCTTCACGCCGTCGTTTCAATAACAAAACAGCACGACGGTGACGGCAAGAACGCAATCTTGGCGGCATTTGCAGGGCATCCAAGCCTGAAGCACGTGGTTGTGGTTGATGAGGACATAGACATCTACGACGACAGGGAAGTCGAGTGGGCGATAGCCACGCGCTTCCAGGCCGATAAAGACCTCGTGGTGATTCCAAACGCCAGGGGGAGCTCTCTAGACCCCTCAGCAACGAGGAGCTTAACCGCCAAGTGGGGAATTGACGCGACGAAACCTCTCGATAGAAAGGAGGAGTTTGAGAAAGCTAGGCTTTAG